GCATCCTGGCCGGTCATGGCGTCGACCACCAGCAGCACCTCAGACGGGCTCACCTCGCCCTTCATCCGGGCGAGCTCGTCCATGAGCTCGTCGTCGATGTGAAGCCTGCCGGCGGTGTCGATGATGACCACGTCCCGACCGATGGCCACCGCACGCGCAACCCCCTGCTTCGCTACGCGTACTGCGTCGTCCCCCTCACGAGTTGCGACCACATCCACTCCGATCTTCTCGCCAAGCACCTGCAGCTGGCGAATGGCGGCTGGACGCCTCGTGTCGGACGCGACCAGAAGCGGGTGCTTACCCTGCTTCTTGAGGAGGTTCGCAAGTTTGGCCGCGGTCGTGGTCTTGCCGGAACCTTGCAGCCCAACGAGCATGATGACGGTCGGAGGCTTGGAGCTGTACTGGATCTTGCTCTCCTGCCCTCCCATCAGCTCCGTGAGCTCGGAGTTCACGATCTTGATGACCTGCTGGCCGGGGGTGATGCTCTCCATTACCTCCTGGCCGCGAGCCCGCTCGCGCACCCTCGCGATGAAATCGCGGACAACCTTGAAGTTGACGTCGGCCTCGAGAAGGGCTATGCGCACGTCGCGCAGGGCCTCGTCCACGTCGCGGTCGCTGAGCTTCCCTTTGCCGCGCAGTCTGCGGAACGTCTCTTGCAGCCCCGCTGTCAGATTCTCAAACACGAGACCCCACCTCCTCTCGACTCACGCAAGTAGTATACACTGCGCCACTACCGGAGTCAATTCGCGGGCTGCCAGGTTTCGCCGGCCGCCGCGTAGATCGCCATGGAGCCACCGAACTCCCAGGCGTTATACCGGCTCGGCCCGGTTGAAGTCCGCCGAGCCGCCGGTGCATTCCGAAGATCGAGGCGCGCCCGCATACGCAGCGCCAGCGCTCACACGGAGAACAAGGCCTCCGCAAACTCTGTCGGGTTGAAATCGCGCAGGTCGTCCGCGCCCTCCCCGATGCCCACGAGCTTCACAGGGATACCGAGCTCCTCCCGGATCGCCAGCACGACCCCACCCTTGGCGGTGCCATCCAGCTTTGTGAGGACGATCCCCGTTACCTCGACCGCATCCTTGAACGTTCGTGCCTGGGCAATCGCGTTCTGTCCAGCCGTGGCATCGAGCACCAATAGCACTTCGTGGGGCGCTCCCGGTATCTCCCTCGCGACGACCCTGCGGATCTTCTTCAGCTCCTCCATTAGGTTGACTCGCGTGTGGAGCCTCCCCGCAGTGTCGAGGATGACGTACTCGGCCTTGCGCGCCTTTGCCGCCTGACACGCATCGTAGGCCACAGCACCGGGATCGCCTCCTTCCTCGTGCCTTATCACGTCGACGCCGGCCCTCTTCCCCCATATCTCAAGCTGGTCTATGGCGGCGGCCCTGAAGGTGTCGGCGGCACCCAGGATCACTCTCGCCCCTTGATTACAGAACCTGTAACCCAGCTTTCCAACGGTCGTGGTCTTTCCGGTGCCGTTCACGCCGACCACCATGATGACGCTCGTTCCCGCCT
Above is a genomic segment from Bacillota bacterium containing:
- the ffh gene encoding signal recognition particle protein → MFENLTAGLQETFRRLRGKGKLSDRDVDEALRDVRIALLEADVNFKVVRDFIARVRERARGQEVMESITPGQQVIKIVNSELTELMGGQESKIQYSSKPPTVIMLVGLQGSGKTTTAAKLANLLKKQGKHPLLVASDTRRPAAIRQLQVLGEKIGVDVVATREGDDAVRVAKQGVARAVAIGRDVVIIDTAGRLHIDDELMDELARMKGEVSPSEVLLVVDAMTGQDAVNVASAFNDRLGLSGIILTKLDGDARGGAALSARAVTGKPIKFVGVGEKIESLEPFHPDRMASRILGMGDVLSLIEKAEAAYDETKARKLAEKIRTNDFTLEDFADQLRQMRKIGPLDEILSMIPGLGRVRGLSDLKVDEGQIKRVEAIVNSMTVEERRNPAIIDGSRRKRIARGSGTRIQDVNSVLRQFEQVREMLRQFGGTDKAARRAMRKGAFPFVK
- the ftsY gene encoding signal recognition particle-docking protein FtsY, translated to MGETGGIGVFVKRLFGKDGPGSRDVSEQPAAGGTLPGAGGGGTGADKGGAGGAKGAFARLKEGLARTRDGLVLKMESLFGRKAALDQEFFEELEAILLQADVGVKATERLLRGLEERVGATRGRGAADAKELMGYLKEEVLEMLGPEEPLRKAEAGTSVIMVVGVNGTGKTTTVGKLGYRFCNQGARVILGAADTFRAAAIDQLEIWGKRAGVDVIRHEEGGDPGAVAYDACQAAKARKAEYVILDTAGRLHTRVNLMEELKKIRRVVAREIPGAPHEVLLVLDATAGQNAIAQARTFKDAVEVTGIVLTKLDGTAKGGVVLAIREELGIPVKLVGIGEGADDLRDFNPTEFAEALFSV